A region of the Sporomusaceae bacterium genome:
GCGGCATCAACGGCAAACAACTCGAACTGATCGTCGCCGACAACAAATCCGAGCCGGCCGAATCGGCCAACGCCTTGACCAAGCTTCTCACCCAGGATAAAGTCGTTGCCGTCGTCGGTCCTGTCACCAGCTCCGACTGCCTGGCTGCCGGACCGATCGCAATGGACAAAAAGGTACCCTTTGTCAGCAACAGCGCCACCAACCCGAAAGTTACCGTCGAAAACGGCAAAGTGAAAGACTTTGTCTTCCGCGCCTGCTTCCTCGATCCCTTCCAGGGCACGGTTGCCGCCAACTTCGCCAGCAAGTCCCTCAAAGCTAAGACCGCCGCCGTTTACGTCGACATGAGCTCCGACTACGCCAAAGGCCTGGCTCAGTTCTTCGAAGAAGCCTTCACCAAAGCCGGTGGCAAGATCGTAGCCAAGGAAGCCTACCAACAGAAAGACACCGACTTCCGCGCCGCCCTCACCAAGATCAAAGCCGCCAACCCGGAAGTAATCTTCAACCCCGGCTACTACCAGGAAGTCGGCATGTTCGTCAAGCAGGCCCGTGAGCTCGGCATCACCGTGCCCCTGCTCGGCGGCGACGGCTGGGATTCTCCCAAGCTCGTAGAGATCGCCGGCGCCCAGGCGCTTGAAAACACCTTCTTCGTAAACCACTACGCCGCTGACTCCAAAGACCCCGACACCATCAAGTTCGTCGAAGCCTACAAGAAAGAATACGGTCAGACCCCGGACGCCCTGTCCGCCCTTGCTTGGGATGCCGCGCTGATGGTTGTCGAAGCCATTAAGAAAGCCGGCCCGGACGCTGACTCCGTCAAAATCAAAGACGCCATCGCCGCGACCAAGAACCTCAAAGGCGTAACCGGCACCATCACCCTGAATGCCAACCATGACCCTGTCAAGAGCGCCGTTATCATCGCTCTCAAACAAGGCAAGCTGGTCTTCCAGGAAACCGTCAATCCCTAATCAGTACATCGTCGTAGTGCGAGGGGATAAGGACTTGTCCTTATCCCCTTTCTTACGCCCGCCGGCACTCCCTAAAACGGCAGTACACCTACAGGAGACACAAGTTAAAAAGTCCGCCCCTTGAAGTATTGACAGGCCAGGTGCGTCTCCCTATAATATACACTGTGAGTAACACATTTTGGTCCAAAGGCGGACAAAAGTGCGCCACCAACGGACTGAAAAGGGTGTATATGGGGCGGATGCCGGCCTGCCGCGGGCTGGTGGCTGCCCCCGTCGTTTCTGAGGACGACTTGCGGGCCGGGCCTCCGGGCCGCAGCTGCCATCTTGATGGCATAATGACCTTGAAATCAACGGTTGGCCCTTGGCCCCGGCGGGGGAAAACCTTTGGCCATATATGTGTCCGTGTCCGGACAGACAGCACCGGTATTCGGGCGTCCTGCGCCTACAATAACCATGATAAGGAGGGAACGCATGGATTCATTCCTTCAGCAGTTCTACCAGCAGTTGGTGAACGGTATTTCTCTAGGCAGCATTTACGCGCTTATCGCTCTCGGCTACACCATGGTTTATGGCATAATCCGCCTCATAAACTTCGCCCACGGCGATATCTACATGCTTGGCGCCTACGTGGCGTTCTTCGCCACCACCGTCCTCAAGCTGTCCTTCTTCCCGGCCCTCATCGCCGCCATGGTGGGCTCCGCCGTGGTTGGCGTGGCCATCGAACGCTTCGCTTACCGTCCGCTCAGAAACGCGCCCAAAATCGCCGTTCTTATCACCGCCATCGGCGTTTCCCTCTTTCTGGAGTACGGCGGCATGCTCGCCGTTTCGCCCCAGCCGCGCACCTTCCCCGCCCTTCTGCCCACAGGCATCTATCACATAGGCGGCGTAGTCATAAACAGCTACCAGATCATTATCCTTGCCGTCTCCCTAATCCTCATGGCCATCCTGACCTATATCGTCCACCGCACCAAAATCGGCAAAGCAATGCGGGCCGTTTCCTTCGACAATGATGCCGCCCGCCTCATGGGCATCGACGTCGACCGCGTCATCTCCTTCACGTTCGCCATCGGTTCCGCCCTGGCGGCCGCGGCCGGCGTGCTCGTCGGCATCTACTACAACTCCATCGACCCCCTCATGGGCATCATGCCGGGCCTTAAAGCCTTCGTCGCCGCGGTTCTCGGCGGCATAGGCATCCTCCCGGGCGCCATGCTGGGCGGGGTCATCATGGGCGTCGTCGAAGCCCTGGTAAGCGGTTTCATCTCCTCCACCTTCCGCGACGCTGCGGCCTTCGGCATCCTGATCCTCATCCTTCTCTTCAGACCCTCCGGCCTTCTCGGCAAGAACGTCCGGGAGAAAGTGTAGGTGACCGGCATGCGAGAAAAAACGAAAAACGACCTCCTGATGCTGGCGGCTGGCATCGTTATATACGCCGTAGTCCAGAGTCTCATATCGATCGGTTTCATCCAGGACTACTGGGAGCGCAACATCGTCTATGTCTGTATTAATATAATCCTGGCCACCAGCCTCAACCTCATCAACGGCATCACCGGCCAGTTCTCCATCGGCCATGCCGGCTTCATGGCCGTCGGCGCCTACGTCGGCGCCATAATGACCGTCAAATTCGGTCTTCCCCTGGCGGCCGGCATCGTCGCCGGCGCCCTTGGGGCCGCCGTTCTCGGCTTCATCATCGGCCTGCCCACTCTGCGGCTAACCGGCGACTACCTGGCTATCGCCACCCTCGGCCTTGGGGAGATAATCCGCATAACCATCCTCAATATCCCCTACGTCGGCGGTGCCTCGGGCTTTATGGGCATCCCCAAGCTGACCAACTTCACCTGGGCGTTCTTCCTGATGCTCTTAGTCCTCTTCTTCATTAAGAACTTTGTCAACTCCACCCACGGCCGGGCCTGCATCTCCATCCGCGAGAACGAAATCGCCGCCGAAGCCATGGGTATCGACACCACCAAATACAAAGTCATGGCGTTCACCCTTGGCGCGGCCTTCGCCGGCGTCGCCGGGGCCCTCTTCTCCCACTACACCTACATCGCCCACCCCGCCTCCTTCACCTTCATGCGCTCCTTCGACATCCTTACGATGGTCGTTCTCGGCGGCCTCGGCAGCATGAGCGGCTCGATAGTAGGCGCCATCTTCTTCACCTGGGTATCGGCCTTCTTCGCCGAATGGCCGGAATGGCGAATGGTCATCTACTCGCTCCTGCTCATCGTCCTTATGCTGTTCCGACCGCAGGGTCTGTTCGGCAATAAGGAACTCAGCCTCAAAATGTTCGGTCGCTTGACGGGAGGTGAACGGCGTGGCACTACTCAAGGTAACTAACCTGTCCAAATCCTTCGGCGGGCTGCGCGCCGTCTCATCCTTCAACATCGCCATCGAACCGGGCGAACTGGTCGGCCTTATCGGCCCCAACGGCGCCGGCAAAACCACCGCCTTTAACCTCCTCACCGGCGTCTACGACCCCA
Encoded here:
- a CDS encoding ABC transporter substrate-binding protein, with the protein product MSKKWLTLVALALVVTMVAVLAGCGGGSAPAKPATIKIGANFEMTGGQATFGQSSANAVKLLFKQINAAGGINGKQLELIVADNKSEPAESANALTKLLTQDKVVAVVGPVTSSDCLAAGPIAMDKKVPFVSNSATNPKVTVENGKVKDFVFRACFLDPFQGTVAANFASKSLKAKTAAVYVDMSSDYAKGLAQFFEEAFTKAGGKIVAKEAYQQKDTDFRAALTKIKAANPEVIFNPGYYQEVGMFVKQARELGITVPLLGGDGWDSPKLVEIAGAQALENTFFVNHYAADSKDPDTIKFVEAYKKEYGQTPDALSALAWDAALMVVEAIKKAGPDADSVKIKDAIAATKNLKGVTGTITLNANHDPVKSAVIIALKQGKLVFQETVNP
- a CDS encoding branched-chain amino acid ABC transporter permease is translated as MDSFLQQFYQQLVNGISLGSIYALIALGYTMVYGIIRLINFAHGDIYMLGAYVAFFATTVLKLSFFPALIAAMVGSAVVGVAIERFAYRPLRNAPKIAVLITAIGVSLFLEYGGMLAVSPQPRTFPALLPTGIYHIGGVVINSYQIIILAVSLILMAILTYIVHRTKIGKAMRAVSFDNDAARLMGIDVDRVISFTFAIGSALAAAAGVLVGIYYNSIDPLMGIMPGLKAFVAAVLGGIGILPGAMLGGVIMGVVEALVSGFISSTFRDAAAFGILILILLFRPSGLLGKNVREKV
- a CDS encoding branched-chain amino acid ABC transporter permease: MREKTKNDLLMLAAGIVIYAVVQSLISIGFIQDYWERNIVYVCINIILATSLNLINGITGQFSIGHAGFMAVGAYVGAIMTVKFGLPLAAGIVAGALGAAVLGFIIGLPTLRLTGDYLAIATLGLGEIIRITILNIPYVGGASGFMGIPKLTNFTWAFFLMLLVLFFIKNFVNSTHGRACISIRENEIAAEAMGIDTTKYKVMAFTLGAAFAGVAGALFSHYTYIAHPASFTFMRSFDILTMVVLGGLGSMSGSIVGAIFFTWVSAFFAEWPEWRMVIYSLLLIVLMLFRPQGLFGNKELSLKMFGRLTGGERRGTTQGN